A portion of the Lolium rigidum isolate FL_2022 chromosome 1, APGP_CSIRO_Lrig_0.1, whole genome shotgun sequence genome contains these proteins:
- the LOC124676024 gene encoding U-box domain-containing protein 35-like — MAEEVRDDHQLHSGGAIDVCKDDRHTSNQGNEDSAWEIEEVTGPSSPPPPAAEPPASDADDVYVAVGKGGSSMAALSWALRQLAKPRSFVYLVHVFPTVATIPTPLGMMPKSRATPEQVESYMNQERSKRREMLQKYLDHCRNFKVNVDVYLIESDQVADAVVELIPVFTIKQLVLGVSKSNLRKLKKGNTIAGQVQKNAPLYCEVKTVCEGKEVTASATDPTPPFSPSPVNNGKRSHTPTPPSSTPNHKSIAPIDEQNDSKIRERKKLPSFLRCLSF, encoded by the exons ATGGCCGAGGAGGTCCGAGACGACCATCAACTTCACAGCGGCGGCGCGATCGACGTCTGCAAGGACGACCGACACACGAGCAACCAAGGCAACGAGGACAGCGCGTGGGAGATAGAGGAGGTGACCGGGCCGTCGTCTCCTCCTCCCCCTGCCGCGGAgccgccggcctccgacgccgacGACGTGTACGTGGCGGTGGGCAAGGGCGGGTCCAGCATGGCGGCGCTGTCGTGGGCGCTGCGGCAGCTCGCCAAGCCCCGGAGCTTCGTCTACCTCGTGCACGTCTTCCCCACCGTCGCCACCATCCCCACCCCAT TAGGAATGATGCCAAAGAGTAGAGCAACCCCAGAGCAGGTAGAAAGTTACATGAACCAAGAGAGATCAAAGAGGCGAGAGATGCTGCAAAAATATCTAGACCACTGCCGCAACTTTAAG GTCAACGTTGATGTGTACCTCATCGAGAGTGATCAAGTCGCTGACGCGGTGGTCGAACTTATTCCTGTTTTTACCATAAAGCAGCTAGTGTTGGGAGTTTCGAAATCCAATTTGCG GAAGCTGAAGAAAGGAAACACAATAGCAGGACAGGTACAGAAGAACGCACCTCTCTACTGTGAAGTCAAGACTGTCTGCGAAGGCAAAGAAGTTACAGCGTCGGCAACTGATCCGACACCACCATTTTCACCTTCCCCTGTAAATAACGGCAAAAGATCTCACACTCCGACACCGCCATCATCTACACCAAACCACAAAAGTATAGCACCAATTGATGAACAAAATGATAGCAAAAtcagagaaagaaagaaacttcCCAGTTTTCTCAGGTGCCTGTCATTTTGA
- the LOC124672603 gene encoding protein kinase G11A-like, with translation MASKTMPQTLSAIPNVVDEGKQCSPSDCSLDTTSSSKPSTTLPRKLPESAILSDQNKEMESNDQKPPRKVHESVDAASSKVPADDEEIVESIDVNKSDSTLDKDQHGAASASGSSARLVGRCETGERGVSSRCRPSTGSDVSEESSCSSFSSTSKPHKANDSRWEAIQMIRSRDGILGLSHFKLLKKLGCGDIGSVYLSELTGTKSYFAMKVMDKASLTGRKKLLRAQTEKEILQSLDHPFLPTLYTHFETDKFSCLVMEYAPGGDLHTLRQKQRGKYFPEQAVKFYVAEILLAMEYLHMLGIIYRDLKPENILVRDDGHIMLSDFDLSLRCAVSPTLIRSSNPESEALRKSSQAFCAQPACVEPSCMIQPSCAAPTTCFGPRLFSKSKKDRKPKPEVVNQVRPWPELMAEPSDARSMSFVGTHEYLAPEIIKGEGHGSAVDWWTFGIFLYELLFGKTPFKGSGNRATLFNVIGQPLRFPEYPVVSFSARDLIRGLLVKEPQQRLGCKRGATEIKQHPFFEGVNWALIRCASPPEVPRPVVIERPSKLPVSTSEAAATPTGAAQKGSDNYLEFDFF, from the exons ATGGCTTCCAAGACGATGCCCCAAACCCTCTCAGCAATCCCCAACGTAGTAGATGAAGGGAAGCAGTGTTCTCCAAGTGATTGCTCTCTCGATACCACCAGTTCGAGCAAACCCAGTACAACCTTGCCGAGAAAGCTGCCGGAATCAGCTATCttgagcgatcaaaacaaagaaaTGGAGTCCAATGACCAGAAACCGCCTCGCAAGGTACATGAGTCAGTTGATGCTGCGTCCAGCAAGGTTCCTGCAGATGACGAGGAGATCGTGGAAAGCATAGATGTGAATAAATCAGACTCGACGTTAGACAAGGATCAGCATGGTGCAGCAAGTGCAAGTGGATCTAGTGCCAGGCTAGTGGGAAGATGCGAGACCGGAGAAAGAGGTGTTAGCAGCAGATGCAGGCCTAGTACGGGAAGTGACGTTAGCGAGGAAAGCTCGTGCAGCAGTTTCAGCAGCACCAGCAAGCCTCACAAGGCGAATGATTCACGATGGGAGGCGATCCAGATGATCAGGAGTAGGGATGGGATCCTTGGCCTCAGCCATTTTAAGCTACTGAAGAAGCTAGGCTGTGGGGACATCGGCAGTGTGTACCTTTCAGAACTGACTGGGACCAAGAGCTATTTTGCGATGAAGGTTATGGACAAGGCGTCGCTTACAGGCCGTAAGAAGCTGCTTCGAGCCCAGACTGAGAAGGAAATCTTGCAGTCCCTGGATCATCCTTTCCTTCCGACATTGTACACGCACTTTGAAACTGATAAGTTCTCTTGCCTGGTTATGGAGTATGCCCCTGGGGGAGACTTGCATACTCTTCGACAGAAACAGCGTGGCAAGTATTTTCCAGAACAAGCTGTTAA ATTTTACGTAGCAGAAATTCTCCTTGCGATGGAGTACTTGCACATGCTCGGCATCATATATCGGGATCTCAAGCCTGAGAACATCCTTGTCCGTGATGATGGACACATCATGCTATCCGACTTCGACCTCTCCCTTCGCTGTGCAGTGAGCCCGACTTTAATCAGGTCATCAAATCCTGAATCAGAAGCACTTCGGAAGAGCAGCCAGGCCTTCTGTGCTCAACCAGCTTGTGTAGAGCCGTCCTGCATGATACAGCCATCGTGTGCAGCTCCCACAACATGCTTCGGCCCTCGACTCTTCTCCAAGTCGAAGAAAGATCGAAAACCAAAGCCTGAAGTTGTCAACCAGGTCAGACCATGGCCTGAGCTCATGGCAGAACCGAGTGATGCACGCTCAATGTCATTTGTTGGCACACATGAATACTTGGCTCCTGAAATTATCAAAGGTGAGGGTCACGGTAGTGCTGTTGACTGGTGGACTTTTGGTATTTTCTTATATGAGCTTCTATTTGGGAAAACGCCTTTCAAAGGTTCAGGAAACCGAGCGACACTGTTCAATGTCATCGGTCAGCCGTTGCGTTTCCCTGAATACCCAGTTGTGAGCTTCTCAGCCAGAGATTTAATAAGGGGCCTACTAGTTAAGGAGCCCCAACAGCGACTGGGTTGTAAGCGTGGTGCCACAGAGATAAAGCAACATCCATTTTTTGAGGGTGTCAACTGGGCATTGATACGCTGTGCGAGCCCTCCAGAGGTTCCAAGACCAGTTGTGATTGAGAGACCTTCAAAGCTGCCCGTGTCGACGTCTGAGGCTGCTGCTACACCTACTGGTGCTGCTCAGAAAGGCTCTGATAACTACTTAGAGTTTGATTTCTTTTAG